In Salirhabdus salicampi, a genomic segment contains:
- the manA gene encoding mannose-6-phosphate isomerase, class I → MGLEPLFLQPVFQERIWGGTKLRDKFGYNIPSERTGECWAISAHPNGESKVMNGEFKGKTLSELWEHQRELFGNHSSDVFPLLTKMLDASQNLSVQVHPDDHYAYEHENGELGKTECWYIIDCNEGAEIIIGHHAQSREQFEQMINEGLWNKLLRRIKIKPGDFFYVPSGTIHALCEGTLVLETQQSSDTTYRVYDYDRKDYLGRKRELHIDKAIDVTSVPHKDSPNSIERTEFPNGTLTTFVKSNYFSVHKLEVNGDIAYEQTKPFLLVSVIRGKGCIRKEKRYNIVKGDHFLLPEGFGKFQIEGEVEIIISHI, encoded by the coding sequence ATGGGTTTAGAGCCGTTATTTTTACAACCTGTGTTTCAAGAGCGTATTTGGGGAGGTACAAAACTCCGGGACAAATTTGGGTACAACATTCCGTCAGAACGCACAGGAGAATGCTGGGCTATATCTGCACACCCAAATGGTGAGAGCAAAGTAATGAATGGGGAATTCAAAGGGAAAACATTAAGTGAACTATGGGAACATCAACGGGAGCTTTTTGGGAACCATTCCTCTGATGTGTTCCCTTTATTAACTAAGATGTTAGATGCTAGCCAGAATTTATCCGTACAGGTACACCCTGATGATCATTATGCGTATGAACATGAGAATGGGGAACTAGGGAAGACAGAGTGCTGGTATATTATCGACTGTAATGAAGGGGCTGAAATTATAATTGGCCATCATGCACAAAGTCGGGAACAATTTGAACAAATGATCAATGAAGGTCTGTGGAACAAGCTTTTACGTCGAATAAAAATAAAACCTGGTGATTTTTTCTATGTTCCAAGTGGAACTATACATGCCCTTTGTGAAGGCACACTAGTATTAGAAACTCAGCAAAGCTCTGATACAACGTATCGTGTATATGATTATGACCGTAAAGATTACTTAGGTCGTAAGCGTGAGCTACATATTGATAAAGCTATAGATGTTACATCTGTCCCTCACAAAGATAGTCCAAACTCAATTGAGAGGACAGAATTTCCAAACGGTACCCTGACAACGTTTGTGAAAAGCAACTATTTTTCGGTCCATAAATTAGAAGTAAACGGTGATATTGCATATGAACAGACAAAACCTTTCCTATTAGTCAGTGTTATTCGTGGGAAAGGGTGCATTCGAAAAGAAAAACGATATAACATCGTGAAGGGGGATCATTTCTTATTGCCGGAAGGATTCGGAAAGTTTCAAATTGAAGGTGAAGTGGAAATTATTATTTCTCACATATAA
- a CDS encoding gamma-type small acid-soluble spore protein, giving the protein MNNENRTDVGTDIDEVKRLNAQSGLSYNEVKQLLVEAGGSGTAKYSDTDVQAIKQKLTAKKKT; this is encoded by the coding sequence ATGAATAATGAAAATCGCACAGATGTCGGTACGGATATCGATGAAGTAAAACGACTAAATGCACAATCGGGGTTAAGCTATAATGAAGTAAAACAATTGCTTGTTGAAGCGGGTGGTAGTGGTACGGCTAAGTATAGTGATACCGATGTTCAAGCAATCAAGCAAAAATTAACGGCGAAGAAAAAGACTTAG
- the ltaE gene encoding low-specificity L-threonine aldolase codes for MIDLRSDTVTKPTEEMRRASYQAEVGDDVYGEDPTVRKLEEKAADMLGKESALFVTSGTQGNSIAILSHCQPGNEVLLEEESHIFLYEGASASALAGVQPRTLKGMRGAMRPEEVNAAIRPDDIHFPETDLICIENTHNKAGGAVVPLENMEQIYGIAKEKGVSVHLDGARLFNASVASGTPLHAFASNTDTVQVCLSKGLGAPVGSILAGPRSFIDKARKWRKRLGGGLRQAGVIAAPGLVALEHMVDRLQDDHDHAKLLAEGLGNISPLTVENEVETNILLVNVSDTSYNANTFLEALKEKGVLAVPFGPNTVRFVTNYGVTKHDIQLVLDKVKSVL; via the coding sequence ATGATAGATTTGCGTAGCGATACGGTTACAAAACCAACAGAAGAAATGAGAAGAGCAAGCTATCAAGCTGAAGTAGGAGATGATGTATACGGAGAGGATCCTACCGTACGGAAGCTAGAGGAAAAAGCCGCGGATATGTTAGGGAAAGAATCAGCGCTATTTGTAACGAGTGGGACACAAGGAAATTCCATTGCCATTTTATCCCACTGTCAACCGGGTAATGAAGTGTTATTAGAAGAAGAGTCACATATATTTTTATACGAAGGTGCATCTGCATCGGCGTTAGCTGGTGTACAGCCGCGAACGTTAAAAGGGATGAGAGGTGCAATGAGACCTGAGGAAGTGAATGCTGCGATACGTCCTGATGATATTCATTTTCCGGAAACGGATTTAATTTGTATTGAAAACACTCATAACAAAGCAGGTGGGGCGGTCGTTCCGCTTGAAAATATGGAACAAATCTATGGGATTGCAAAAGAAAAGGGCGTTTCAGTCCATTTAGACGGGGCGCGGTTATTCAATGCATCAGTTGCATCAGGCACACCATTACATGCTTTTGCCTCTAATACAGATACAGTACAAGTTTGTTTATCTAAAGGGTTAGGTGCACCTGTTGGTTCAATCCTTGCAGGTCCAAGATCATTTATCGACAAGGCAAGGAAGTGGAGAAAGAGACTTGGTGGTGGTCTGCGTCAGGCAGGAGTCATTGCTGCACCTGGTTTAGTAGCACTGGAACATATGGTAGATCGTCTCCAGGATGATCATGATCATGCGAAGTTATTAGCGGAAGGGTTAGGAAATATTTCACCCTTAACTGTCGAAAATGAGGTGGAAACGAATATCCTTTTAGTAAATGTTAGTGATACTTCATATAATGCGAATACGTTTTTAGAAGCTCTAAAAGAAAAAGGCGTTCTTGCCGTACCGTTCGGTCCAAACACAGTTCGATTTGTGACAAATTACGGCGTAACAAAACATGATATTCAACTCGTGTTAGATAAAGTAAAAAGCGTACTGTAA
- a CDS encoding DUF4097 family beta strand repeat-containing protein: protein MKGFSIPFLNFQSNGEQRLVQIKIPKGQVDFVKVISNIGQIHIETIHTKSLHAESDIGEILIDQFRGEKADIKTNIGKININSAVGKMNVSTDKGQISLTLDEMVEDVYLMSNIGEINVNILHVPDHITFDLSTNLGEISVNGFDNVDGSSRKMVKELSEGGPILFGKTEIGKINIQHE from the coding sequence ATGAAGGGTTTTTCTATACCGTTTTTGAATTTTCAAAGCAACGGTGAACAAAGACTAGTCCAAATCAAAATTCCGAAAGGTCAAGTTGATTTTGTCAAAGTAATTTCTAATATTGGTCAAATCCATATCGAGACAATCCATACTAAATCATTACACGCTGAAAGTGATATAGGTGAAATTTTAATTGATCAGTTCCGAGGTGAGAAAGCTGATATTAAAACAAACATAGGAAAAATTAACATTAACTCAGCAGTAGGTAAAATGAATGTAAGTACAGATAAAGGACAAATTTCGTTAACATTGGATGAGATGGTTGAAGATGTTTATCTTATGTCTAATATAGGTGAAATTAATGTGAATATATTACATGTACCCGATCATATCACGTTTGACCTTTCAACAAACTTAGGTGAAATTTCGGTTAATGGTTTCGATAACGTAGATGGCTCGTCACGCAAAATGGTTAAAGAGTTAAGTGAAGGTGGTCCTATATTATTTGGGAAAACAGAAATTGGAAAAATAAATATTCAACATGAATGA
- a CDS encoding MFS transporter, with the protein MKKRTVQRKKGTSILDQEKAARRNLIIMWIANFFIAGSMTMVLPFLSLYIETFGDFSDQYVKHWSGWVFGITFVSAIIFSPIWGRFGDKYGRKNILIISGTGLAICVFLMGFVTSVFQLFLLRFVMGIFTGFISIGQALISTETPKHLAGKVLGTLQTGNVSGALLGPLLGGVLADSIGFAKTFQLTAITLILAAFLVLYGIKESRLDAGKEKKKRYTSKEVVSHILRHPMLLAVMFISIFIQIAHFSIQPILALYVSEIHGPANLALFSGIAFSVTGLGNLLMARSWGRIADRFGYEKILVLLLISSAIVYFPGAFVTNIWQLIILRFLLGVTIGGIIPVRTAYIRQVAPISIQGEVLGYNNSLRFLGNIIGPALGGLLSGYFGISSVFYVTSFLLLACGIMLASVIKQNPKYVTENRA; encoded by the coding sequence ATAAAAAAGCGAACAGTTCAAAGAAAGAAGGGAACGAGCATTTTAGATCAGGAGAAAGCAGCAAGGCGTAATTTAATCATTATGTGGATTGCCAACTTCTTTATAGCTGGCAGTATGACGATGGTATTACCGTTTTTATCTTTATATATTGAAACATTTGGGGATTTTTCGGATCAATATGTTAAGCACTGGTCAGGCTGGGTATTTGGTATAACGTTCGTGTCAGCCATTATCTTTTCTCCGATATGGGGACGTTTTGGAGATAAATATGGCCGTAAGAACATCTTAATTATATCTGGTACAGGTCTTGCCATTTGTGTATTTTTAATGGGGTTTGTAACGTCGGTTTTTCAACTTTTTTTATTGCGTTTTGTGATGGGGATATTCACTGGTTTTATTTCCATCGGACAAGCACTCATCTCTACGGAAACACCTAAGCACCTAGCTGGTAAAGTTCTCGGGACTCTACAAACAGGGAATGTATCTGGTGCATTACTCGGACCTTTACTCGGTGGTGTGTTAGCCGATTCAATCGGTTTTGCAAAGACATTTCAACTTACAGCCATTACATTAATTTTGGCTGCGTTTCTCGTTCTCTACGGAATAAAGGAATCACGACTAGATGCTGGAAAAGAAAAAAAGAAGCGGTATACAAGTAAAGAAGTGGTCAGTCATATTTTACGGCATCCGATGTTGCTAGCTGTCATGTTTATCTCAATTTTCATTCAAATTGCACACTTTAGCATTCAACCGATATTAGCCTTATATGTAAGTGAAATACACGGTCCTGCTAACCTGGCTTTATTTTCAGGAATTGCCTTCTCGGTTACCGGACTAGGCAACTTACTTATGGCGAGAAGTTGGGGGAGAATTGCTGACCGATTCGGTTATGAAAAAATTCTCGTATTACTTCTCATCTCCTCCGCTATTGTTTATTTCCCTGGTGCTTTTGTGACAAACATATGGCAGCTCATTATTTTACGATTTTTATTAGGTGTTACAATCGGGGGAATTATCCCAGTACGAACAGCATACATCCGGCAGGTTGCACCAATTAGTATCCAAGGTGAAGTATTAGGGTATAACAATAGCCTCCGCTTCCTTGGTAATATTATTGGACCTGCGTTGGGCGGTTTATTATCCGGTTATTTCGGTATTTCATCCGTCTTTTATGTTACGAGTTTCCTTTTACTCGCCTGTGGAATTATGCTAGCTTCTGTCATCAAACAAAACCCCAAATATGTAACAGAAAATAGAGCTTAG
- a CDS encoding PTS sugar transporter subunit IIA, with translation MLNKIFGKKKEQKTEEDIFSPINGTLLPLEEVPDPVFSQKMMGDGFAIEPEDGQVVSPVEGKIIQLFPTKHAVGIQTDSGLEVLVHIGLETVGMKGEGFEGHITEGDRVKVGDQLVTFDMDLVKEKAKSTITPVIITNEAAVENIERVNNDGKVSQETKVLHVKVKQQ, from the coding sequence ATGTTAAACAAAATTTTCGGGAAGAAAAAAGAACAAAAAACAGAAGAAGATATTTTTTCACCAATAAATGGAACGCTACTACCTTTAGAGGAAGTGCCAGATCCAGTTTTTTCACAAAAGATGATGGGTGATGGATTTGCCATTGAACCTGAGGATGGACAAGTTGTAAGTCCGGTAGAGGGTAAAATCATTCAGCTATTTCCTACGAAACATGCTGTTGGCATTCAAACTGATTCTGGTTTAGAAGTATTAGTTCATATTGGACTTGAAACAGTTGGAATGAAAGGTGAAGGTTTTGAAGGCCATATTACAGAAGGAGACCGAGTGAAGGTTGGCGATCAACTTGTTACATTCGATATGGACCTTGTAAAAGAAAAGGCGAAAAGTACAATTACACCTGTTATCATTACAAATGAAGCAGCTGTTGAAAATATTGAACGAGTAAATAACGACGGAAAAGTTTCCCAAGAGACAAAAGTATTGCATGTTAAAGTGAAGCAACAGTAA
- a CDS encoding SGNH/GDSL hydrolase family protein: protein MKKGTIGSIIFLLIIGVILIVQQLTIEQPVTENETDDSETETEETLPDEETSENVMQKVGETIEGFVQSTIDLLIPRDVNILAIGDSLTQGVGDETENGGYVGLLEEAIPYDRNGEVTIYNYGKRGNRTDQLLKRLEQEEIVSSIEEADIVLITVGANDIMRIVKENFTNLNYNIFVSEQDNYRERLHQIFVEVRNLNEDTHIFLIGLYNPFAQYFENIPELTQIVEDWNNIGMEVVAEYNHTTFIPIKDIFLKHEKDLFYEDHFHPNHDGYREITKRVIQYITPIIENL, encoded by the coding sequence ATGAAAAAAGGAACAATAGGCAGTATCATCTTTCTTCTAATTATTGGCGTTATCTTAATTGTGCAACAACTTACTATTGAGCAACCCGTTACTGAAAATGAAACAGATGATTCGGAGACTGAGACTGAAGAGACTTTGCCCGATGAAGAAACGAGCGAAAATGTTATGCAAAAAGTCGGGGAAACAATAGAAGGTTTTGTCCAATCTACAATTGATCTTCTCATACCTAGAGATGTAAATATTCTGGCCATTGGAGATTCTTTAACACAAGGGGTCGGAGATGAAACTGAAAACGGAGGGTATGTTGGCTTATTAGAAGAAGCTATACCATATGACCGTAATGGTGAGGTAACCATTTATAACTATGGAAAGCGTGGGAACCGAACGGATCAATTACTAAAACGATTAGAGCAAGAGGAAATTGTTTCTTCGATAGAAGAGGCAGATATAGTTCTCATTACGGTTGGTGCAAACGACATTATGAGGATCGTAAAGGAAAATTTCACAAATTTAAATTACAATATATTTGTTTCCGAGCAAGACAACTACCGGGAACGGTTACATCAAATATTTGTTGAAGTAAGAAACTTGAACGAAGATACACACATCTTTTTAATTGGACTTTATAATCCGTTCGCTCAATATTTTGAGAACATACCAGAACTAACACAAATTGTAGAGGATTGGAATAACATTGGTATGGAGGTTGTAGCCGAGTATAATCATACAACATTTATTCCAATTAAGGATATATTCTTAAAACATGAAAAAGACTTATTTTACGAAGATCACTTTCACCCTAATCACGATGGATATAGGGAAATTACCAAAAGAGTTATACAATATATAACACCTATAATAGAAAATTTATAA
- a CDS encoding efflux RND transporter permease subunit gives MKFIQFILKRKILVGLLVFFVIGFGLFAVNQLDKKLLPTIKIDAAVIELYAGDLDATVIEEQIVGPLEQRLLAIATLDNMLSFTYEGNATIRVFFDEGTGDEGYRDVQAAINEVENELIGLQDYETFQLSTDQPFEHFMEISNGDMDVMSQFAKDVLKPRLESLSEVREVSLSGLTQYEVTIELDQNRISEYGLDPQQIIGAIQETNRFQSMGSFSEEEQTPTLKWDTTLSDKEDVEKISILSNDGPVRLGEMATVTMNQSDVVSNVWKEGSTDFIFVRIGRSTDANQIDMALAVREEIKALEDEGLVDEFEINEIVAQADYVDDAMSGVQNNVLIGGIVALFILLAFLRNIRATVVIALAIPSSILLTFIAMWVFDFSFNLLTLIALGLGIGMIVDSSIVILESIYKKKEEGLKNFDAVVTGTKEVASAVIASMLTTIVVFLPIGIIGGEIGEFILVLSMVVIITLTSSVIIAFTLIPVLSDKFVKVKSNSEKNGESKLLSKYGAVITWITRKKRCRLGVIALFVLIFIGSMAVVSKIPTTVIPDMYNRYSEVQLLLEPGTTLEERTEVINEIDARLSNITDVETNYVMTFENTLFAIINMTRGENITREQSAVNEEILSSFREMTGVYPIKSVSGNLDAVGGSPVQIDVQGKEFAEIEQIAEELRAELRSIDGIVGVTNAQRQSIAQHIIVDEDTVFDDGLTPIQIKQYMEQLSMEMPIGMIQEEGNTYPIIVSMGEPLTSYDALLETEINTPRGTKVLSEYVSLENVETPNQVLRKKGERYIIVQADIEGRDLGSINRDVQNVIKDMDIPMGYSVSLSGDLEEQQKAMTEMMLVLLAALFLVYFVMAVQFNHLAHPLVVMSVIPVTMAGVIIGLLVTQRELSIFSSMGVIMLIGIILNNAILLLDRTKQLRKAGYDIDQALVTAGKNRLRPIFMTTLTTAGGMLPLAFATGSSGNFQAPIATVIISGLLFGTLITLILIPAVYMTFNDIGRGLRKIVKRKKKDTLTM, from the coding sequence GTGAAGTTTATACAATTTATTTTAAAGAGAAAGATTCTTGTTGGATTATTAGTATTTTTTGTTATTGGATTCGGTTTATTTGCTGTGAATCAACTGGACAAAAAATTACTACCAACGATAAAAATTGATGCTGCAGTTATCGAACTGTATGCTGGGGATTTAGATGCTACTGTAATTGAAGAACAAATTGTCGGGCCACTTGAACAAAGATTGTTGGCCATTGCTACCTTGGATAACATGTTATCCTTTACATATGAAGGTAATGCAACGATCCGAGTCTTTTTTGATGAAGGAACTGGGGATGAAGGCTATAGAGATGTTCAAGCTGCAATAAATGAAGTGGAAAATGAATTAATCGGGTTGCAAGATTATGAAACATTCCAACTGTCAACAGACCAGCCGTTTGAGCATTTTATGGAAATATCAAATGGTGATATGGATGTAATGTCACAGTTTGCTAAAGATGTTTTAAAACCTAGATTAGAATCGCTTTCTGAAGTCCGGGAAGTTTCATTATCAGGTTTAACACAATATGAAGTTACGATTGAACTTGATCAGAACAGAATATCCGAATACGGACTGGACCCTCAACAAATTATTGGAGCGATTCAAGAGACGAATCGGTTTCAGTCAATGGGGTCATTTAGTGAAGAAGAGCAAACGCCTACATTAAAGTGGGATACGACATTATCGGATAAGGAAGATGTTGAAAAGATTTCCATTCTTTCTAATGATGGTCCTGTACGTTTAGGTGAAATGGCTACAGTTACAATGAATCAATCAGATGTTGTCTCAAATGTGTGGAAAGAAGGTTCAACAGATTTTATATTTGTTCGAATAGGTCGTTCTACTGATGCAAATCAAATTGATATGGCCCTTGCAGTTCGAGAAGAAATCAAAGCTTTAGAAGATGAAGGGTTAGTGGATGAATTTGAGATAAATGAAATCGTTGCCCAAGCAGATTATGTTGATGATGCTATGAGTGGTGTTCAAAACAATGTATTAATCGGGGGAATTGTAGCTCTTTTTATATTATTAGCCTTTTTACGTAACATTCGAGCTACCGTTGTTATCGCTCTGGCTATTCCGTCATCAATATTACTAACATTTATAGCGATGTGGGTTTTTGACTTTAGTTTTAATTTATTGACCCTTATAGCATTAGGTTTAGGAATAGGGATGATTGTTGATTCTTCAATCGTTATTTTAGAATCCATTTACAAAAAGAAAGAAGAAGGTTTAAAGAACTTCGATGCAGTCGTAACAGGTACGAAAGAAGTTGCATCGGCTGTGATCGCCTCTATGTTGACGACCATCGTCGTGTTCTTACCAATTGGAATTATTGGTGGAGAAATAGGTGAATTCATTCTTGTTCTTTCAATGGTCGTGATTATTACACTAACAAGTTCAGTTATTATTGCCTTTACTTTAATTCCCGTACTATCGGATAAGTTTGTAAAGGTTAAAAGTAATTCGGAGAAAAATGGTGAAAGTAAACTTTTATCAAAGTATGGGGCGGTTATTACGTGGATTACAAGGAAAAAGCGGTGCCGTTTAGGAGTTATAGCATTGTTCGTCCTCATATTTATCGGTTCTATGGCTGTCGTTTCCAAAATACCGACGACGGTCATTCCTGACATGTATAACCGCTACAGTGAAGTACAATTATTACTCGAACCTGGAACAACGTTAGAAGAACGAACCGAAGTCATAAACGAGATTGATGCTCGTTTATCTAATATTACAGATGTCGAAACGAATTATGTAATGACATTTGAAAATACTTTGTTTGCGATCATTAATATGACAAGAGGGGAAAACATTACGAGGGAGCAAAGTGCTGTAAACGAGGAAATTTTAAGCTCTTTTCGGGAGATGACTGGCGTTTATCCTATAAAATCTGTATCAGGCAATCTCGATGCTGTGGGAGGTTCACCTGTTCAAATAGATGTTCAAGGGAAAGAGTTTGCTGAGATTGAACAAATTGCCGAAGAACTCCGAGCAGAATTAAGATCCATCGATGGTATAGTCGGTGTTACAAATGCACAACGACAATCCATAGCACAACACATTATTGTCGATGAGGATACAGTATTTGATGACGGTTTAACCCCGATACAAATAAAACAATATATGGAACAATTATCGATGGAAATGCCTATCGGTATGATTCAAGAAGAGGGGAATACGTATCCAATCATTGTATCTATGGGTGAACCTTTAACATCATATGATGCTTTATTGGAAACGGAAATTAATACACCACGGGGAACTAAAGTGCTTTCAGAATATGTCTCACTCGAGAATGTAGAAACACCGAATCAAGTGCTACGGAAAAAAGGCGAGCGATATATAATTGTTCAAGCAGATATTGAGGGGCGAGACCTAGGATCTATTAATCGTGATGTGCAAAATGTGATAAAAGATATGGATATTCCTATGGGTTATAGTGTATCTTTATCTGGCGATTTAGAGGAACAACAAAAAGCAATGACTGAAATGATGCTCGTATTGCTTGCTGCCCTTTTCCTTGTATATTTTGTTATGGCTGTACAATTTAACCATTTAGCTCATCCGCTGGTTGTAATGTCGGTTATCCCGGTAACAATGGCAGGAGTTATTATAGGACTTCTCGTTACTCAGAGAGAACTAAGCATATTTTCATCGATGGGTGTGATTATGTTAATCGGGATTATCTTAAACAATGCTATTCTTTTATTAGATCGGACAAAACAGTTAAGAAAAGCAGGATATGACATTGATCAGGCTTTAGTTACAGCAGGGAAAAATCGCTTACGCCCCATTTTTATGACGACGTTAACGACAGCAGGAGGTATGCTGCCTTTAGCTTTTGCAACAGGTTCTTCTGGTAATTTTCAGGCACCGATTGCTACTGTAATTATTTCCGGTCTGTTATTCGGAACGCTTATAACATTAATTTTAATTCCAGCAGTGTATATGACGTTTAATGATATCGGTAGAGGGTTACGAAAGATTGTAAAAAGAAAGAAAAAAGATACGTTGACGATGTAG
- the pepT gene encoding peptidase T, with translation MREEIIKRFTTYVKVDTQSNEKSDTCPSTEKQWTLIHMLADELKEIGMEDVSVDENGYLFATLPANTNKDVATIGFLAHVDTATDFTGANVNPQLVHNYDGNDIVLNEQLGVTLSPKEFPELTSYKGHTLVTTDGTTLLGADNKAGIAEIMTAMDYLIQHPEIKHGKIRIGFTPDEEIGRGPHKFDVDRFNATYAYTVDGGPLGELQYESFNAAAAKITFKGNNVHPGTAKNKMVHSSKMAIDFHNQLPAKEAPELTEEYEGFYHLISFQGTVEETELYYIIRDHDRNKFNEKKSKIEEIVKQLKEKYGDETVSLEMKDQYYNMGEKIEPVKEIVDIAYDAMKEVGIEPLVKPIRGGTDGSQLSFMGLPTPNLFTGGENFHGKYEYISVDNMEKAVETIVAIARLFEERA, from the coding sequence ATGAGAGAGGAAATCATCAAACGGTTTACTACATACGTAAAGGTTGATACTCAATCAAACGAAAAGAGTGATACATGTCCTTCAACAGAGAAACAGTGGACACTTATTCACATGTTAGCAGATGAATTAAAAGAGATCGGTATGGAAGATGTATCTGTTGATGAAAATGGGTACTTGTTTGCTACGCTACCAGCGAACACAAATAAAGACGTGGCGACGATTGGTTTTCTTGCCCATGTAGATACGGCGACTGATTTCACTGGAGCAAATGTTAATCCACAACTTGTTCACAATTATGATGGGAACGATATCGTTTTAAATGAACAGTTAGGTGTTACCCTTTCACCGAAGGAATTTCCTGAGTTAACAAGCTATAAAGGACATACTTTAGTTACGACGGATGGAACAACATTGTTAGGTGCTGATAATAAAGCTGGAATTGCTGAGATTATGACCGCTATGGACTATTTAATTCAGCATCCGGAAATAAAACATGGTAAGATTCGGATCGGTTTTACTCCTGATGAAGAAATTGGACGGGGACCACATAAATTTGATGTTGACCGTTTTAATGCCACATACGCATACACAGTAGATGGAGGCCCTTTAGGAGAGCTTCAGTATGAAAGCTTCAACGCTGCAGCTGCTAAGATTACGTTTAAAGGAAATAATGTTCACCCAGGAACTGCAAAAAATAAAATGGTCCATTCCAGTAAGATGGCGATCGATTTCCACAATCAATTACCGGCAAAAGAAGCACCAGAGTTGACCGAAGAATATGAAGGTTTTTATCATTTAATTTCTTTTCAAGGGACAGTAGAGGAAACAGAATTGTACTATATTATCCGCGACCACGATCGAAATAAGTTTAATGAAAAGAAATCTAAAATTGAAGAAATTGTAAAACAACTGAAAGAAAAATATGGAGACGAAACAGTCAGCTTGGAGATGAAGGATCAATATTACAACATGGGTGAAAAAATTGAGCCAGTTAAGGAGATTGTCGATATTGCATACGATGCTATGAAGGAAGTAGGGATTGAACCATTAGTGAAACCTATTCGAGGCGGAACAGATGGGTCACAACTCTCCTTTATGGGACTTCCAACACCGAACCTATTCACAGGAGGGGAAAACTTCCATGGGAAATATGAATATATTTCTGTTGACAACATGGAAAAAGCGGTAGAAACAATTGTAGCTATAGCAAGACTATTTGAAGAAAGAGCATAA
- a CDS encoding cold-shock protein has translation MTTGKVKWFNSEKGYGFIEVEGADDVFVHYSAIEGDGFKTLEEGQEVSFDIEDGQRGPQAANVRKS, from the coding sequence ATGACAACAGGTAAGGTAAAATGGTTTAACTCAGAAAAAGGTTATGGATTTATTGAGGTGGAAGGCGCTGATGATGTATTTGTACATTATTCAGCAATCGAAGGAGACGGCTTTAAAACATTAGAAGAAGGTCAAGAAGTATCTTTTGATATTGAAGATGGTCAAAGAGGACCTCAAGCTGCTAATGTAAGAAAATCGTAA
- a CDS encoding YpmS family protein, protein MYQKLKFKIQNKWKASFWGLLILNIVILLGVLLLIFYPASPTTLPKQSKNEPIGAEFTISSTKDNLNDYINSYLSELSAKTGIYYSVSIEDEVKLTGTIIAFEKKVPLTATFEPIVQENGDLVLELNSIALGALQLPNKRVLDYVKKNYPMPDWIVVNPNEQFIYAAITEMNLKSDFNIRAEQFNLEDETISFIINAPKESFNISF, encoded by the coding sequence ATGTATCAAAAGTTAAAGTTTAAAATTCAAAATAAGTGGAAGGCAAGTTTTTGGGGACTTTTGATTCTCAATATTGTTATATTATTAGGGGTTCTTTTACTGATCTTTTATCCTGCCAGTCCAACAACATTGCCGAAGCAAAGTAAAAACGAGCCGATTGGGGCCGAGTTTACGATCTCTTCTACGAAAGATAACTTAAATGACTATATTAATTCTTACTTAAGTGAATTGTCAGCCAAAACAGGAATCTATTACAGCGTTTCAATCGAAGACGAGGTAAAACTAACGGGGACAATTATTGCGTTTGAAAAAAAAGTACCTTTAACTGCAACATTTGAACCGATTGTGCAAGAAAACGGTGATTTGGTACTCGAGCTTAATTCGATTGCACTAGGTGCACTCCAATTACCAAACAAGCGCGTGTTGGACTATGTGAAAAAGAATTACCCAATGCCGGATTGGATAGTTGTTAACCCGAATGAACAATTCATTTATGCAGCAATTACAGAAATGAACTTAAAAAGTGACTTCAATATACGGGCCGAACAGTTTAATTTGGAGGATGAAACGATATCCTTTATTATTAATGCGCCGAAAGAAAGCTTTAATATTTCATTCTAA